A window of Heliangelus exortis chromosome 15, bHelExo1.hap1, whole genome shotgun sequence genomic DNA:
ATGGTCTAGCCAAGAGCTCAGATGCTGAACTGAAACATTCCATTGCTTTTCTCCGTTTGAAAACGGAGAAAATTTTCCCGACAGCTTGTGTGGAGCCGAGTAGGTAATTTTGGGCAGGTGGAACCAGTCCCACCTTGTTAATCTTTCAAATGTCTGATCTCAGTCAGTTGTGGTTGGGAAGTTGATTTCCATCGTGTTCCGTGTGCAGTATTTAAGTAGAGTTCCAGCCCCTCTTGTTAATGAGTCTGATACTTCCAGGTTCTCTGCGCGTTTCTGTCTGAGCAGTTTGAGAGTCGCggttttattgcattttaatttcttttgttatttgtgTAACGCATCCAAGCACGAGTGCGAGAGAAATTGCTGATGGGGATGGTTTCGAATCGGGATGAAAAGGCTGGAAATACTCTTTATGGTGACACGTAATGTAGAAAGCACACGTGCCAtttagaaaagcagagctgagaggaaGCGAAGGAAGGAAATTTCCGGTCTTCATTTCAAGGAATATCTTCCTTGTTGTGTCGGTCTGTCGATGAGGATGTGGGGAATTAGTGCGGCTCTACGAAGCACTTTCAGTTTGCAACAGGAGTGAGAGAAAAATCCTCCAAGCACTGCTCCAAGAGCTGTTCTTTTCGTTACGGGGATCGCTGctttgcagaagcagagaagtggCGACAAAaggaattcttttctttttccatcgGCATTCAGAGTTGATTTTCCCTGCGCGGAATGGTCTCTATTCCCGCGAGGTGCCGGTGGCAGCGGAGGGTCGGGCAGCGCTGGGTGGGTGCAGTGCCGGGAGGAGGCTGCGGGTGCCGCTGCTGACCGAGGAGGAGCGAGAGGAAGGCCGGAGCGGTGCAGCAGCCCCGCCCGCTGCGGCCCGGCTCCATCGCTCGCTGGCTGGCTGGCTCGGCGGCCGGGCGGTCTGCGAGCGTCCCCCGGTGCGGAGCCGTGCTGCAGCGAGGCGGAGGGGAGCGGAGAGGAGGCGGGAGCGGGACCCGGAGCCCGATCGGAGGCGTTGTGAGCGGCGGAGGTGCGTGGAATGGCGGGGAGGCGTTGGGGCCGGCGGGAGCGAGCCCTGCTGTGGGGCGTGCTGGTGGCGGCGTGGGAGGCGGCGTGGGGCCAGCTGCGCTACTCGGTTCCCGAGGAGATGCCCAAGGGCTCGTTCGTGGGCGACGTGGCCAAGGACCTGGCGCTGGACCTGACGGCGCTCGGAGAACGCGGCGTCCGCCTTGTGTCTGAAGGCAGGACCCAGTATTTCAGTCTGCAGGGGAAGACGGGACATTTGGTGACAGCGGAGAGGATAGACCGGGAGCAGCTGTGCCGGCTGGTGGAGAAATGCGTGCTGCGGTGTGAGCTGATAGTGGAGGGGGAAATGACGGTTCATGAAATTGAAGTGGAAATCACGGATATTAACGACAATCCGCCCAGCTTCAAGGAAACGGACATGGAGGAGAGAATGAGCGAGACGACACCTCCGGGGTCGCGGTTTCTCTTGGCGGAGGCTCACGACCCGGATTTGGGTCGGAATTCTCTGCAGAGCTACGAGCTGAGCGGCGACGAGCACTTCTCGCTGGCCGTGCAGACGGGCCCCGGCGGGGATCAGCGGCCCGAGCTGGTGCTGGCGAAGGCGCTGGACCGGGAGGAGGCGGCGTTTCACGAGCTGGTGCTGCGGGCGAGCGACGGCGGAGAGCCGGCACGGACGGGCACGGCGCGGATCCGCGTGGCGGTGCTGGACGCCAACGACAACGCGCCCGTGTTCAGCGCGGCGGAGTACACGGTGCGTGTGGCGGAGGACGTGCCCGTGGGCTCCGTCCTCGTCACCCTCACGGCCACCGACGCCGACGAGGGCATAAACGGACACGTCAAATACTCcctgaagaaaagagcagataCGGAGTCAGAGTTTTTTCAGTTGGACTCCGAGACGGGAGCCATCAGCCTGTTGCGAAGTTTGGACTTCGAGGAAGGGGTCTCCTATGAACTGATAGCACAGGCTCGGGACGGAGGGGACCTTTTCGACTCTGCAAAGGTCTCTATCACCGTGACAGATGTCAACGACAATGCGCCCGAATTGACAATAACCTCTCAGCTAAGCGAGGTCTCCGAGGACGCTCCGACAGGGACGGTGGTGGCCCTGCTGCATGTGCAGGACCGGGACTCGGGTGCCAATGGCCAAGTGCGGTGCTCGCTGGACAGCGGGGTCCCATTCCGTCTGGAGAAGTCTGTTCAGAATTATTACCGAGTGGAGACGTCTCGGGAGCTGGACCGGGAGAAGGTGTCGGAGTACAACGTGACGGTGCGGGCGGCCGACGGCGGGTCGCCGGCGCTGCGGAGCAGCGCGGTGCTGGCGCTGCGGGTGCTGGACGTGAACGACAACGCGCCGGTGTTCTCGGAGGAGCGGTACAGCGCGCGCGTGTCGGAGAACAACGCGGCGGGCGCGCTGGTGCTGCGGGTGCGGGCGTCGGACGCGGACTGGGGTGAGAACGCGCGCGTGCGGTACCGGCTGGTGGAGGGCCGGGTGCGGGGAGCAGCGCTGTCGTCGTACGTGTCGGTGCAGGCGGAGACGGGCGCGCTGTACGCGCTGCGCTCCTTCGACTACGAGGAGGTGCGCGAGGTGGGGCTGTGGGTGGTGGCGGAGGACGGCGGCGCGCCGGCGCTGAGCAGCAACGTGTCGGTGCGGCTGGAGATCGTGGACGAGAACGACAACGCGCCGCAGGTGCTCTACCCGCCGCCGGCCTCGGCGTCTTCGTCGCTGGGCTCGTTGTCGCCAGCGGGGTGGCCGGCGGTGGAGCTGGCGCCGCGGTGGTCGGAGCCCGGCTCGCTGGTGGCCAAGGTGGTGGCGGTGGACGCGGACGCGGGTCAGAACGCGTGGCTGTCGTACGAGGTGTGGAAGGCGACGGAGCCGGGTCTGTTCCGCGTGGGGCTGCACAGCGGCGAGGTGCGGACGGCGCGGTTCCCGCTGGCCCGCGACGCGGCGCGGCAGagcctggtggtggtggtgaaggaCCACGGGCGGCCGGCGCTGTCGGCCACGGCCACGCTGACGCTGGTGCTGGCCGAGAGCGTGGCCGAGCTGGTGTCGGAGCTGGGCAGCGCGGcctcggcggcggcggcggcgccgggCGAGGCGGCCGGCAGGCTGACGCGCTGGCTGGTGGTGGCCGTGGCGGCCGTGTCCTGCCTCTTCCTcgccttcctgctgctgctgctgacgCTGCGCCTGCGGCGCTGGCGCCGCTCGCAGCAGCTGCTGGCGGCGGGCAGCGGCGCCTTGCGCGGCGTCCCGGCCTCGCACTTCGTGGGCATCGACGGCGTCCGCGCCTTCCTGCACTCCTACTCGCACGAGGTGTCGCTCACCGCCGACTCGCGCAAGAGCCACCTCCGCTTGTCGCCCGGCAGCTGCTGTGACACCCTGCCGGCCCGACCGCCGCCCGACGAGCCCGCGCCGCTGCTCGCCGAGGACCCTGACggtgccccctgcccccccgACCCCACCGCCCCGACCCCGGTGAGTGCCTCTGACCgccctctcctgccctccctttCTTGATCCTCTTTGCTGTCGATTCATCATCTCCTTTGCTGTTGCCTGAGGACTCCTGTCAATGGTGGCTCTTAGGCCTAGGTGTAAATTTTGCACTAGTGCACAGGAGTGCTCCGTGTGTTTTGAGTTGCTCATGTGCTGAAGAAGTCTGATGTTGCTTTTGGAGCTAGTGCTTTGATGACTGGGACTTCACTTGGGTGTTTTATAGCTTGTGGTGTGTCATCAGTTTCTATGGATCAGAGGTATGAGgggttttcatagaatcctagaatgggctgggttggaagggacctcagagctcatcaagtccaacccttgctccactccccccgtggttcccagcccatggcactgagtgccacatccaggctcttttgaaatatctccagggatggagaatccaccccttccctgggcagcccattccaatggctgagcaccctctccctaaagaaattctttctaatgtccaacctaaatctcccctggcacaacttgagacctcttgtgccctcttgtcttgctgagagttgcctgggaaaagagcccaacccccccctggctccaacctcctttcagggagttggagagagtgatgaggtctcccctgagcctcctcttctccagcctcaacacccccagctccctcagcccttcctcacaggacttgtgctggatcccttcccagcctccttgctcttctctggacctgctccagcacctcaatctccttcctgagctgaggggcccagaactggacacaggacttgaggtgtggcctcaccagtgctgagtacaggggttTATGGGGTTTGCTGCTGAGTATCACAGGATGAATTTGAACATGTCCTGGTGTTGTGTGTTGCACGTCGCCCACTTGATGCAGGCTGATGGTGTCTTTGAGCTTATACTTTGGTGACTGTGTCCTTATTGGCACTGGGCAACTTCTCTGCCTTGagaatattttacatttctttgagTTACTGTGGTGAGCAGGTTAATCTGTTTCTGTGCATCCATGCTGGgacattttttctctgctaaCGAGAAAGCATTTGCTGAGGTTCAGTGGTGTGTGACTGTGAGGGTGACTTTCCCATTGAGTGGTGTTTGTGTGCTCTGGAGAGCCACGTGGGAGGTGAAAAGTTTGCTCTGGGGTAATTTAGAAGGGATGAAATTGTTATGTTTAAGGGCTCAGTTTCTTCTTCTTGTCATATAGGACAGGAGTTGTGATTCTATGCATATTCCCTACTGTATTATCCAAGAAAAGTGAGGAACTATGGCTGTGGTCCTTGGTGTGAGCTTCCTGTGGTCTTTTATCCAGTTTGATGCCTTTCATGTTCATCTTCTGGAGTTGTTAGAGCCTGAAATGTTATTCTGATGCCTTCATTGTAGTTTCCCATTGTAGCTTTGTTTGCTAAGGGGGTCTGCAGAGGGTCCTAACTGTGGATGGTAGCCCTGAGAACATGAACAGATCTGTTAGATTTTTGAGGCTAGGGTAGAGTTCCCAGCCATACCTTGAAGATGGtcaacagcaggaaaatgtttAAGGGCTCcgtttctttttcttgtcatacagggacaggagttgtgATTCTATGCATATTCCCTACTGTATTTTCCAAGGAAAGTGAGGAACAATGGCTATGGTCCTTGGTGTGAGCTTCCTGTGGACTTTTATCCAGTTTGATGTCTTTCATGTTTAAAGGGGCAGTTTTGTAATATCTCAGAAGACTTAGCTTGAGGGAGAGGATTGTGTTATGGTGTTTTCACTTGTGGCTTATTTGTGGGAGAGCAGTGGGTGATGGATCAGATGACTGAGAGGTGATGACTGTGTCATTAACTGAATCCCTGTACTTGTAGTCCAGAGCAGGATTGTTGGAAACACCTGCAGATTGAGTTATGAATGAGTTCTGTGTGCTCTGGGGGATAAATTTTC
This region includes:
- the LOC139803095 gene encoding protocadherin gamma-A10-like, with amino-acid sequence MAGRRWGRRERALLWGVLVAAWEAAWGQLRYSVPEEMPKGSFVGDVAKDLALDLTALGERGVRLVSEGRTQYFSLQGKTGHLVTAERIDREQLCRLVEKCVLRCELIVEGEMTVHEIEVEITDINDNPPSFKETDMEERMSETTPPGSRFLLAEAHDPDLGRNSLQSYELSGDEHFSLAVQTGPGGDQRPELVLAKALDREEAAFHELVLRASDGGEPARTGTARIRVAVLDANDNAPVFSAAEYTVRVAEDVPVGSVLVTLTATDADEGINGHVKYSLKKRADTESEFFQLDSETGAISLLRSLDFEEGVSYELIAQARDGGDLFDSAKVSITVTDVNDNAPELTITSQLSEVSEDAPTGTVVALLHVQDRDSGANGQVRCSLDSGVPFRLEKSVQNYYRVETSRELDREKVSEYNVTVRAADGGSPALRSSAVLALRVLDVNDNAPVFSEERYSARVSENNAAGALVLRVRASDADWGENARVRYRLVEGRVRGAALSSYVSVQAETGALYALRSFDYEEVREVGLWVVAEDGGAPALSSNVSVRLEIVDENDNAPQVLYPPPASASSSLGSLSPAGWPAVELAPRWSEPGSLVAKVVAVDADAGQNAWLSYEVWKATEPGLFRVGLHSGEVRTARFPLARDAARQSLVVVVKDHGRPALSATATLTLVLAESVAELVSELGSAASAAAAAPGEAAGRLTRWLVVAVAAVSCLFLAFLLLLLTLRLRRWRRSQQLLAAGSGALRGVPASHFVGIDGVRAFLHSYSHEVSLTADSRKSHLRLSPGSCCDTLPARPPPDEPAPLLAEDPDGAPCPPDPTAPTPVSASDRPLLPSLS